Proteins encoded within one genomic window of Thalassophryne amazonica chromosome 23, fThaAma1.1, whole genome shotgun sequence:
- the LOC117504684 gene encoding disks large homolog 4-like isoform X3 produces MDCLCIVTTKKYRYQNNETPPTDPSPGHVTHGRSSELTHAHLDGYTHPAAVTMNGSEGELEYEEITLERGNSGLGFSIAGGTDNPHIGDDPSIFITKIIPGGAAAQDGRLRVNDSIVFVNDVDVREVTHSIAVEALKEAGPVVRLYVLRRRPPSERITQIKLVKGPKGLGFSIAGGVGNQHVPGDNSIYVTKIIEGGAAHRDGRLQIGDKILAVNHMSLEDVLHEDAVSALKNTGEVVYLKVATPTSQYIHPSERYSPPNLTSSYMEPDYMCDYPQALPPPSPRRYSPIPRGMMGDDDYSREPRRVCVQRGSTGLGFNIVGGEDGEGIFISFILAGGPADLSGELRKGDQILSVNGVDLRYATHEQAAAALKNAGQTVTIVAQYRPEEYSRFEAKIHDLREQMMNSSSGSLRASRSFYIRALFDYDKQWDCGVLSQALDFNFGDVLHVMDSADDEWWQARRLNQQGELEELGYIPSKHRVERKEWTRLKNKGREGFLHSYELVTQIEVDYARPVIILGPTKDRVNDDLLSEFPDKFGSCVPHTTRPRRDYEVDGRDYHFVSSREQMERDIQSHRFIEAGQYNNHLYGTSVQSVRQVAEQGKHCILDVSANAVRRLQAAQLHPIAIFIRPRSLENIL; encoded by the exons ATGAACGGATCAGAAGGAGAGCTGGAGTACGAAGAGATCACGCTGGAGAGG GGGAACTCTGGTTTAGGGTTCAGCATCGCAGGAGGAACTGACAACCCGCACATCGGAGACGACCCGTCCATCTTCATCACCAAGATCATCCCCGGAGGAGCCGCAGCCCAGGACGGACGCCTCCG GGTCAACGACAGCATCGTGTTCGTCAATGACGTGGACGTGCGTGAGGTCACTCACTCCATCGCCGTGGAAGCACTGAAGGAGGCGGGGCCTGTGGTCAGGCTGTACGTGCTCCGGCGACGCCCACCGAGTGAACGCATCACACAGATCAAACTCGTGAAAGGCCCTAAAG GTCTGGGTTTCAGTATAGCGGGGGGCGTGGGAAACCAACATGTTCCTGGAGACAACAGCATCTACGTCACCAAAATCATTGAGGGTGGCGCAGCACACCGTGACGGACGGCTACAGATAGGAGACAAAATACTGGCT GTGAACCACATGTCTCTGGAGGATGTCCTTCACGAGGACGCTGTGTCAGCTCTGAAGAATACAGGGGAGGTGGTCTACTTAAAGGTGGCCACGCCCACCTCACAGTACATCCACCCCTCTGAGCGCTACAGCCCCCCCAACCTGACCAGCT CCTACATGGAACCGGACTACATGTGTGATTACCCACAAGCCCTGCCCCCTCCGTCGCCACGGCGATACTCACCTATCCCTCGTGGCATGATGGGAGATGATGACTATTCCAG GGAGCCCCGCCGGGTGTGTGTCCAACGGGGGTCAACCGGTCTGGGATTCAACATTGTTGGTGGCGAGGACGGAGAAGGAATCTTCATCTCATTCATCTTGGCAGGAGGACCAGCTGACCTCAGCGGGGAACTAAGAAAGGGGGACCAGATCCTCAGT GTGAACGGCGTGGATCTCAGGTATGCCACACATGAacaggcagcggcggcgctgaagAACGCCGGACAGACTGTTACCATAGTAGCACAGTACAGACCAGAGG agtacaGTCGCTTTGAAGCAAAGATCCACGACCTGAGGGAGCAGATGATGAACAGCTCGTCTGGAAGCCTGAGAGCCAGCCGCAGCTTCTACATCAG GGCTTTGTTTGACTACGATAAGCAATGGGACTGCGGCGTCCTGTCACAAGCTCTGGACTTTAACTTTGGGGATGTGCTTCATGTGATGGACAGCGCGGACGACGAATGGTGGCAGGCCAGACGGCTgaaccagcagggggagctggaggaGCTGGGATACATCCCATCCAAACACAG AGTGGAGAGGAAGGAATGGACACGGCTGAAAAACAAAG GTCGAGAAGGTTTCCTTCACAGCTATGAGCTTGTCACGCAGATTGAAG TGGACTACGCCCGACCCGTTATCATTCTGGGTCCAACCAAAGACCGGGTCAACGATGACCTACTGTCCGAGTTCCCTGACAAGTTTGGCTCCTGCGTCCCTC ACACGACTCGCCCTCGGCGGGACTATGAGGTCGATGGGCGCGACTACCACTTTGTGTCATCACGGGAACAAATGGAGAGGGACATCCAGTCCCATCGCTTCATCGAGGCGGGTCagtacaacaaccacctgtaCGGGACGTCGGTGCAGAGCGTGAGACAGGTGGCTGAACAG GGGAAACACTGCATCCTGGATGTATCAGCGAACGCAGTGAGGAGGCTGCAGGCAGCTCAGCTCCACCCCATCGCCATCTTCATCCGACCGCGATCACTGGAAAACATtctgtga
- the LOC117504684 gene encoding disks large homolog 4-like isoform X1, producing MDCLCIVTTKKYRYQNNETPPTDPSPGHVTHGRSSELTHAHLDGYTHPAAVTMNGSEGELEYEEITLERGNSGLGFSIAGGTDNPHIGDDPSIFITKIIPGGAAAQDGRLRVNDSIVFVNDVDVREVTHSIAVEALKEAGPVVRLYVLRRRPPSERITQIKLVKGPKGLGFSIAGGVGNQHVPGDNSIYVTKIIEGGAAHRDGRLQIGDKILAVNHMSLEDVLHEDAVSALKNTGEVVYLKVATPTSQYIHPSERYSPPNLTSSYMEPDYMCDYPQALPPPSPRRYSPIPRGMMGDDDYSREPRRVCVQRGSTGLGFNIVGGEDGEGIFISFILAGGPADLSGELRKGDQILSVNGVDLRYATHEQAAAALKNAGQTVTIVAQYRPEEYSRFEAKIHDLREQMMNSSSGSLRASRSFYIRALFDYDKQWDCGVLSQALDFNFGDVLHVMDSADDEWWQARRLNQQGELEELGYIPSKHRVERKEWTRLKNKGREGFLHSYELVTQIEVDYARPVIILGPTKDRVNDDLLSEFPDKFGSCVPHTTRPRRDYEVDGRDYHFVSSREQMERDIQSHRFIEAGQYNNHLYGTSVQSVRQVAEQGKHCILDVSANAVRRLQAAQLHPIAIFIRPRSLENILDLNKRLSEDQARKALDRALKLEQDFIECFTAIVHGDSFEEVYHLVKAVVEEQSGPYIWVPARDRL from the exons ATGAACGGATCAGAAGGAGAGCTGGAGTACGAAGAGATCACGCTGGAGAGG GGGAACTCTGGTTTAGGGTTCAGCATCGCAGGAGGAACTGACAACCCGCACATCGGAGACGACCCGTCCATCTTCATCACCAAGATCATCCCCGGAGGAGCCGCAGCCCAGGACGGACGCCTCCG GGTCAACGACAGCATCGTGTTCGTCAATGACGTGGACGTGCGTGAGGTCACTCACTCCATCGCCGTGGAAGCACTGAAGGAGGCGGGGCCTGTGGTCAGGCTGTACGTGCTCCGGCGACGCCCACCGAGTGAACGCATCACACAGATCAAACTCGTGAAAGGCCCTAAAG GTCTGGGTTTCAGTATAGCGGGGGGCGTGGGAAACCAACATGTTCCTGGAGACAACAGCATCTACGTCACCAAAATCATTGAGGGTGGCGCAGCACACCGTGACGGACGGCTACAGATAGGAGACAAAATACTGGCT GTGAACCACATGTCTCTGGAGGATGTCCTTCACGAGGACGCTGTGTCAGCTCTGAAGAATACAGGGGAGGTGGTCTACTTAAAGGTGGCCACGCCCACCTCACAGTACATCCACCCCTCTGAGCGCTACAGCCCCCCCAACCTGACCAGCT CCTACATGGAACCGGACTACATGTGTGATTACCCACAAGCCCTGCCCCCTCCGTCGCCACGGCGATACTCACCTATCCCTCGTGGCATGATGGGAGATGATGACTATTCCAG GGAGCCCCGCCGGGTGTGTGTCCAACGGGGGTCAACCGGTCTGGGATTCAACATTGTTGGTGGCGAGGACGGAGAAGGAATCTTCATCTCATTCATCTTGGCAGGAGGACCAGCTGACCTCAGCGGGGAACTAAGAAAGGGGGACCAGATCCTCAGT GTGAACGGCGTGGATCTCAGGTATGCCACACATGAacaggcagcggcggcgctgaagAACGCCGGACAGACTGTTACCATAGTAGCACAGTACAGACCAGAGG agtacaGTCGCTTTGAAGCAAAGATCCACGACCTGAGGGAGCAGATGATGAACAGCTCGTCTGGAAGCCTGAGAGCCAGCCGCAGCTTCTACATCAG GGCTTTGTTTGACTACGATAAGCAATGGGACTGCGGCGTCCTGTCACAAGCTCTGGACTTTAACTTTGGGGATGTGCTTCATGTGATGGACAGCGCGGACGACGAATGGTGGCAGGCCAGACGGCTgaaccagcagggggagctggaggaGCTGGGATACATCCCATCCAAACACAG AGTGGAGAGGAAGGAATGGACACGGCTGAAAAACAAAG GTCGAGAAGGTTTCCTTCACAGCTATGAGCTTGTCACGCAGATTGAAG TGGACTACGCCCGACCCGTTATCATTCTGGGTCCAACCAAAGACCGGGTCAACGATGACCTACTGTCCGAGTTCCCTGACAAGTTTGGCTCCTGCGTCCCTC ACACGACTCGCCCTCGGCGGGACTATGAGGTCGATGGGCGCGACTACCACTTTGTGTCATCACGGGAACAAATGGAGAGGGACATCCAGTCCCATCGCTTCATCGAGGCGGGTCagtacaacaaccacctgtaCGGGACGTCGGTGCAGAGCGTGAGACAGGTGGCTGAACAG GGGAAACACTGCATCCTGGATGTATCAGCGAACGCAGTGAGGAGGCTGCAGGCAGCTCAGCTCCACCCCATCGCCATCTTCATCCGACCGCGATCACTGGAAAACATtct gGACTTGAACAAGCGTCTGTCGGAGGATCAGGCGAGGAAAGCTTTGGACCGAGCCCTCAAACTGGAGCAGGACTTCATTGAGTGCTTCACAG CCATCGTGCACGGGGACAGTTTTGAAGAAGTCTACCACCTGGTCAAAGCCGTCGTCGAGGAGCAGAGCGGTCCCTATATCTGGGTCCCTGCCCGCGACAGACTCTGA
- the LOC117504684 gene encoding disks large homolog 4-like isoform X2, with protein sequence MFVSVWYAKKMGRRFINNVRRAKRHRQRMMMNGSEGELEYEEITLERGNSGLGFSIAGGTDNPHIGDDPSIFITKIIPGGAAAQDGRLRVNDSIVFVNDVDVREVTHSIAVEALKEAGPVVRLYVLRRRPPSERITQIKLVKGPKGLGFSIAGGVGNQHVPGDNSIYVTKIIEGGAAHRDGRLQIGDKILAVNHMSLEDVLHEDAVSALKNTGEVVYLKVATPTSQYIHPSERYSPPNLTSSYMEPDYMCDYPQALPPPSPRRYSPIPRGMMGDDDYSREPRRVCVQRGSTGLGFNIVGGEDGEGIFISFILAGGPADLSGELRKGDQILSVNGVDLRYATHEQAAAALKNAGQTVTIVAQYRPEEYSRFEAKIHDLREQMMNSSSGSLRASRSFYIRALFDYDKQWDCGVLSQALDFNFGDVLHVMDSADDEWWQARRLNQQGELEELGYIPSKHRVERKEWTRLKNKGREGFLHSYELVTQIEVDYARPVIILGPTKDRVNDDLLSEFPDKFGSCVPHTTRPRRDYEVDGRDYHFVSSREQMERDIQSHRFIEAGQYNNHLYGTSVQSVRQVAEQGKHCILDVSANAVRRLQAAQLHPIAIFIRPRSLENILDLNKRLSEDQARKALDRALKLEQDFIECFTAIVHGDSFEEVYHLVKAVVEEQSGPYIWVPARDRL encoded by the exons ATGAACGGATCAGAAGGAGAGCTGGAGTACGAAGAGATCACGCTGGAGAGG GGGAACTCTGGTTTAGGGTTCAGCATCGCAGGAGGAACTGACAACCCGCACATCGGAGACGACCCGTCCATCTTCATCACCAAGATCATCCCCGGAGGAGCCGCAGCCCAGGACGGACGCCTCCG GGTCAACGACAGCATCGTGTTCGTCAATGACGTGGACGTGCGTGAGGTCACTCACTCCATCGCCGTGGAAGCACTGAAGGAGGCGGGGCCTGTGGTCAGGCTGTACGTGCTCCGGCGACGCCCACCGAGTGAACGCATCACACAGATCAAACTCGTGAAAGGCCCTAAAG GTCTGGGTTTCAGTATAGCGGGGGGCGTGGGAAACCAACATGTTCCTGGAGACAACAGCATCTACGTCACCAAAATCATTGAGGGTGGCGCAGCACACCGTGACGGACGGCTACAGATAGGAGACAAAATACTGGCT GTGAACCACATGTCTCTGGAGGATGTCCTTCACGAGGACGCTGTGTCAGCTCTGAAGAATACAGGGGAGGTGGTCTACTTAAAGGTGGCCACGCCCACCTCACAGTACATCCACCCCTCTGAGCGCTACAGCCCCCCCAACCTGACCAGCT CCTACATGGAACCGGACTACATGTGTGATTACCCACAAGCCCTGCCCCCTCCGTCGCCACGGCGATACTCACCTATCCCTCGTGGCATGATGGGAGATGATGACTATTCCAG GGAGCCCCGCCGGGTGTGTGTCCAACGGGGGTCAACCGGTCTGGGATTCAACATTGTTGGTGGCGAGGACGGAGAAGGAATCTTCATCTCATTCATCTTGGCAGGAGGACCAGCTGACCTCAGCGGGGAACTAAGAAAGGGGGACCAGATCCTCAGT GTGAACGGCGTGGATCTCAGGTATGCCACACATGAacaggcagcggcggcgctgaagAACGCCGGACAGACTGTTACCATAGTAGCACAGTACAGACCAGAGG agtacaGTCGCTTTGAAGCAAAGATCCACGACCTGAGGGAGCAGATGATGAACAGCTCGTCTGGAAGCCTGAGAGCCAGCCGCAGCTTCTACATCAG GGCTTTGTTTGACTACGATAAGCAATGGGACTGCGGCGTCCTGTCACAAGCTCTGGACTTTAACTTTGGGGATGTGCTTCATGTGATGGACAGCGCGGACGACGAATGGTGGCAGGCCAGACGGCTgaaccagcagggggagctggaggaGCTGGGATACATCCCATCCAAACACAG AGTGGAGAGGAAGGAATGGACACGGCTGAAAAACAAAG GTCGAGAAGGTTTCCTTCACAGCTATGAGCTTGTCACGCAGATTGAAG TGGACTACGCCCGACCCGTTATCATTCTGGGTCCAACCAAAGACCGGGTCAACGATGACCTACTGTCCGAGTTCCCTGACAAGTTTGGCTCCTGCGTCCCTC ACACGACTCGCCCTCGGCGGGACTATGAGGTCGATGGGCGCGACTACCACTTTGTGTCATCACGGGAACAAATGGAGAGGGACATCCAGTCCCATCGCTTCATCGAGGCGGGTCagtacaacaaccacctgtaCGGGACGTCGGTGCAGAGCGTGAGACAGGTGGCTGAACAG GGGAAACACTGCATCCTGGATGTATCAGCGAACGCAGTGAGGAGGCTGCAGGCAGCTCAGCTCCACCCCATCGCCATCTTCATCCGACCGCGATCACTGGAAAACATtct gGACTTGAACAAGCGTCTGTCGGAGGATCAGGCGAGGAAAGCTTTGGACCGAGCCCTCAAACTGGAGCAGGACTTCATTGAGTGCTTCACAG CCATCGTGCACGGGGACAGTTTTGAAGAAGTCTACCACCTGGTCAAAGCCGTCGTCGAGGAGCAGAGCGGTCCCTATATCTGGGTCCCTGCCCGCGACAGACTCTGA